One window of Chamaesiphon minutus PCC 6605 genomic DNA carries:
- a CDS encoding DEAD/DEAH box helicase, with the protein MTYQLRDYQTDLLDRINKAWFSGHRSLLCQLPTGGGKTIVFSTVVHQASKSGLKCLVLAHREELIKQAADKIEIITNEPVGIIKAGYPANYDRDIQVASVQSLVRRLDRCPQFDLIVVDEAHHSTSRTYRTILDRYPNARVLGVTATPIRLDAKGFRGIFDELICGVTVSELIASGSLCQYKYFASERSMSVENVGKRQGDFKTEDVARANPVAGLAGDVVKSYRDYLPGKQAVIFCINVEHSIAIAEHFKAAGIIAHHLDGNSSSGERADVMTQFTDKQIQVLTNCALFDEGLDIPSLDGVILARPTQSLSRFLQMVGRALRVCEGKEHAIIIDLAGNYERLGMPDDVRAWTLDGLEKKQRERSKLVRNKETGEVEEIVIDLTPTGTKFIEIVGRSIELTPELSFWIDKCNRILFERELNDRKAAWCMYRLMESETKPPLEAWQYLGKKLGYHHGWAKYKFAEWQSISEREVSA; encoded by the coding sequence ATGACTTACCAACTCCGAGATTACCAAACCGATTTGCTCGATCGCATCAATAAAGCCTGGTTCAGTGGACATCGATCGCTACTTTGCCAACTTCCAACAGGCGGCGGCAAAACGATCGTATTTTCCACAGTCGTACACCAAGCCAGCAAAAGCGGCTTAAAGTGCTTGGTGTTAGCCCACCGGGAGGAGTTAATTAAACAGGCGGCGGACAAGATAGAAATCATCACTAACGAGCCTGTGGGCATCATTAAGGCGGGGTATCCTGCTAACTACGATCGAGATATTCAAGTGGCCTCAGTTCAGTCTCTTGTCCGTCGTCTCGATCGCTGCCCCCAGTTCGATCTCATCGTCGTCGATGAAGCCCACCACTCCACATCTCGCACTTACCGAACCATCCTCGATCGCTACCCCAACGCGCGGGTATTGGGCGTAACGGCAACCCCGATCAGGCTGGATGCCAAAGGCTTTCGCGGGATATTCGACGAGCTAATTTGTGGCGTTACTGTTTCCGAACTAATCGCCTCTGGTAGCCTATGCCAGTACAAATACTTCGCCAGCGAACGATCGATGTCAGTCGAGAATGTTGGCAAACGTCAGGGTGATTTTAAAACTGAAGATGTCGCCAGAGCTAACCCCGTCGCAGGTTTGGCGGGGGATGTAGTCAAATCTTATCGGGATTATCTACCAGGGAAACAGGCTGTAATATTCTGCATCAACGTGGAACACTCGATCGCGATCGCCGAACATTTTAAAGCTGCTGGCATCATCGCCCATCATCTGGACGGGAACAGTAGCAGCGGGGAACGAGCCGATGTGATGACACAATTCACAGATAAACAGATTCAAGTCCTAACCAACTGTGCGCTATTTGACGAGGGGCTGGACATCCCCTCGCTCGATGGGGTGATACTGGCACGTCCGACTCAATCCCTCAGCCGATTCCTGCAAATGGTGGGACGCGCTCTTAGAGTCTGTGAGGGGAAAGAACACGCGATAATCATCGATCTAGCGGGCAATTACGAGCGGTTGGGAATGCCGGATGATGTTCGAGCCTGGACTCTAGACGGGTTAGAGAAGAAACAGCGGGAACGATCGAAGCTGGTGCGGAATAAGGAGACAGGTGAGGTAGAGGAAATTGTTATCGACCTGACCCCAACCGGAACCAAGTTCATTGAGATTGTTGGCCGCTCGATCGAACTAACTCCAGAGCTATCGTTTTGGATCGACAAGTGTAACCGGATATTGTTCGAGCGCGAGTTGAACGATCGTAAAGCCGCCTGGTGCATGTACCGACTAATGGAGTCTGAAACTAAGCCCCCGCTTGAAGCTTGGCAATATCTAGGTAAGAAGCTTGGGTATCATCACGGTTGGGCAAAATACAAGTTTGCTGAGTGGCAGTCAATATCCGAGCGCGAGGTGTCAGCGTGA
- a CDS encoding tyrosine-type recombinase/integrase, giving the protein MHIEKRGNSLLIRFSHEGKPYSFSLPKHNNPVGISNAKLKIAQIEKDIAYGNFDTSLLRYKPRKLGKNPTAITAVELVQKYIAHRRDSLSNGSIVRLQAMASKLTQLLGDKPAEKVTESVAKDAIARWSESASTQSIKTYLFLLKACWEWAKGKYHIAETNPWSECLDRVRSSGNNGQSKQLKPFTIAELQAIIAAFRAHPKYCHYTDFVVFLSHSACRLGEVAGLRWKHIGADFATAWIGESISRGHQNKKGTKTGKTRTIQLSPTVTSMLADRRARLNPQPEDLVFPSPLGLAIDDHRFRARAWKTILENCRIEYRSPYKIRHSAISHALNNGANFIALAEQTGHDKRVMLSTYAHAIDRECLFVDF; this is encoded by the coding sequence ATGCACATCGAAAAGCGCGGGAATAGCCTCCTTATCAGGTTTTCGCACGAGGGTAAGCCCTACAGCTTCAGCTTGCCCAAACACAATAATCCCGTTGGGATATCTAACGCCAAGCTGAAGATCGCTCAGATCGAGAAAGATATAGCTTATGGGAATTTCGACACTTCTCTACTCAGATATAAGCCGCGCAAACTGGGTAAAAATCCAACGGCGATAACTGCTGTAGAACTAGTTCAAAAGTATATCGCTCATCGTCGAGACTCTCTATCTAATGGCTCGATCGTCAGACTTCAGGCGATGGCTTCCAAGCTTACCCAATTATTAGGGGACAAGCCCGCTGAGAAAGTTACTGAGTCAGTGGCTAAGGACGCGATCGCGCGGTGGTCGGAGTCAGCCTCTACCCAATCTATTAAAACCTATCTATTTTTGCTCAAAGCCTGCTGGGAGTGGGCTAAGGGTAAGTATCATATCGCCGAAACTAACCCATGGTCGGAATGTCTCGATCGGGTGCGTTCTAGTGGCAATAATGGGCAGTCCAAGCAGCTCAAGCCCTTTACTATTGCTGAGTTACAAGCTATTATCGCCGCATTTAGAGCGCATCCCAAATACTGTCATTACACAGACTTTGTAGTTTTCTTATCACACAGTGCTTGTAGATTGGGAGAAGTCGCGGGACTGAGATGGAAGCACATCGGCGCGGACTTTGCCACAGCTTGGATCGGGGAATCTATCAGCCGTGGACATCAGAATAAGAAGGGGACTAAGACGGGGAAAACTCGCACGATTCAACTATCTCCCACGGTGACGTCGATGCTGGCAGACAGACGCGCTCGCCTGAACCCACAGCCTGAAGATCTAGTATTTCCCAGCCCTTTGGGTTTAGCCATTGACGATCATCGGTTTAGGGCGCGAGCTTGGAAGACGATTCTAGAAAATTGCCGGATTGAATACCGATCGCCATACAAAATAAGACATTCAGCCATCTCTCACGCCCTCAACAATGGGGCTAACTTTATCGCACTGGCAGAACAGACGGGGCACGATAAGCGGGTGATGTTGTCTACCTATGCACACGCGATCGATCGGGAATGTTTGTTTGTCGATTTCTAA
- the fabG gene encoding 3-oxoacyl-[acyl-carrier-protein] reductase translates to MSDLLAGQVAIVTGASRGIGRAIAIQLAQVGAKVAVNYASSSGAADELVAQIIGNGGEAIAVGADVSKPEQVEALVSTVMDKWGRIDVLVNNAGITRDTLLLRMKLEDWQAVIDTNLTGVFSCTRAVSKIMLKQKSGRIINIASVAGQMGNPGQANYSAAKAGVIGFTKTVAKELSTRGITVNAVAPGFIATDMTNDLKAEGILQFIPLGRYGQPEEVAGMVRFLAADPAAAYITGQTFNVDGGMVMA, encoded by the coding sequence GTGTCAGATTTACTAGCAGGACAAGTGGCGATCGTGACAGGCGCATCGAGAGGAATCGGTCGCGCGATCGCGATACAATTAGCGCAAGTTGGCGCGAAAGTCGCCGTAAATTATGCTAGCTCTAGCGGTGCTGCCGATGAATTGGTCGCTCAAATTATTGGTAATGGTGGTGAGGCAATAGCTGTTGGTGCGGATGTTTCTAAACCAGAGCAAGTTGAGGCACTAGTCAGCACGGTAATGGATAAATGGGGACGAATTGACGTCCTCGTCAATAATGCGGGGATTACACGCGATACTCTGCTATTGCGGATGAAGCTAGAAGATTGGCAAGCAGTCATCGATACTAACCTCACAGGCGTGTTTTCTTGCACCCGCGCGGTAAGTAAAATAATGCTCAAACAAAAGTCAGGCAGAATTATTAATATCGCTTCAGTAGCCGGACAAATGGGCAATCCTGGGCAAGCAAACTATAGCGCGGCTAAAGCTGGCGTCATCGGCTTTACCAAGACGGTAGCCAAGGAATTATCCACGCGAGGAATCACTGTCAATGCCGTAGCACCAGGGTTTATAGCTACCGACATGACTAACGATCTCAAAGCCGAAGGGATTTTGCAATTCATTCCCCTTGGTAGATACGGACAACCCGAAGAAGTCGCAGGGATGGTGAGATTTTTGGCAGCAGATCCGGCGGCAGCATATATTACAGGTCAAACATTCAATGTCGATGGTGGGATGGTAATGGCGTAG
- a CDS encoding DegT/DnrJ/EryC1/StrS family aminotransferase, with protein MKVYPRLALDITFKDLSFNLLSPCLFADRQTIIGSIHSYWQTSKEILVSLCVRTSFDLLLKSLELPAGSEILMSAVNIMHMEEIVKQHDCIPIPIDLDLATLAPSIEVLERSISPQSRILVIAHLFGAIIDLDPYVDLCKSNNILLVEDCAQSFDGWRYLGHPEADLSLFSFGPIKSCTALGGAITLVRDKDLAEKMQIIESHYPLKSELWFTKRTLKYLCLKFLSIPQIFGILLACLKRLNIDLDRSIGSLTRGFSSGDIQSQLQYRPPIGMLRLLQRRFENLDLSRFDRRQQAARNFLTLWERSNFYPGYKATRHSYWVMPIMTKDPQLLMHRLRAAGFDPTTGATSLKAIGSGAIQAERLINSILYLPISASLPATEIDRLVRSISLAKIGSLEDASKDVA; from the coding sequence ATGAAAGTATATCCAAGACTCGCATTAGATATTACATTTAAGGACTTGAGTTTTAATCTACTTTCTCCCTGCCTGTTTGCAGATCGACAGACGATAATTGGCTCGATTCATTCTTATTGGCAGACATCCAAAGAAATTCTGGTTTCACTGTGTGTGAGAACGTCTTTCGACTTATTGCTAAAATCGCTAGAATTACCTGCTGGCTCGGAGATTCTGATGAGTGCAGTCAATATTATGCACATGGAAGAGATTGTCAAACAGCATGATTGCATTCCCATACCCATCGATCTCGACCTCGCGACACTCGCACCCTCAATCGAAGTGCTGGAGCGATCTATTTCTCCCCAAAGTCGGATTCTGGTAATAGCACATTTATTTGGCGCGATTATCGATCTCGATCCATATGTAGACTTATGCAAAAGTAACAATATTCTGCTGGTGGAAGATTGCGCTCAATCTTTCGATGGTTGGCGATATCTCGGACATCCAGAAGCCGATCTCAGTTTGTTTAGCTTCGGCCCGATTAAATCTTGTACCGCATTAGGTGGTGCTATTACCTTAGTGCGGGATAAAGATTTAGCTGAAAAAATGCAGATTATTGAGAGTCACTATCCCCTCAAAAGCGAACTATGGTTCACGAAAAGAACGCTTAAATATCTTTGTTTGAAGTTTCTTTCGATTCCACAAATATTTGGAATTTTGCTTGCTTGTCTAAAGCGTCTCAATATAGATTTAGATCGATCGATCGGTTCTTTGACACGAGGCTTTAGTTCGGGAGATATTCAGTCCCAACTGCAATATCGTCCGCCGATAGGAATGCTCCGACTTTTGCAACGAAGATTTGAAAATCTCGATCTTTCGCGATTCGATCGACGACAACAAGCAGCTCGTAACTTTTTGACTTTATGGGAGCGATCGAATTTTTATCCTGGTTACAAAGCCACCCGACATTCATACTGGGTAATGCCGATTATGACTAAAGACCCACAATTGTTGATGCACAGACTCAGAGCGGCAGGCTTCGACCCCACCACAGGAGCGACCAGTTTAAAAGCGATCGGATCTGGAGCGATTCAAGCCGAGCGATTGATAAATAGCATACTGTATTTACCGATTTCTGCCTCACTCCCAGCAACAGAGATCGATCGTCTGGTTCGATCGATTTCACTAGCAAAAATTGGCAGCCTTGAGGATGCTTCAAAGGATGTAGCTTAA
- a CDS encoding terminase small subunit yields the protein MSQPLLTPKQERFCQEYIIDLNATQAATRAGYSVKTANQQAARMLTNVNIQARIAQLQEQRQERTQLTQDEVIDELGLIARANIEDFLTIENEQVKLQDFSKIDRKKLGVIQSIKKGRDGSITLSLHSKMSALGELAQIMGLKTDLNLAIASFAKYGIDVKRTEDGKWFIPD from the coding sequence ATGTCACAGCCCTTATTAACCCCCAAACAAGAGAGATTCTGTCAGGAATACATAATAGATCTCAACGCCACTCAAGCGGCAACTAGAGCGGGATATAGCGTCAAAACAGCAAATCAGCAAGCGGCTAGGATGTTGACGAATGTTAACATTCAAGCCAGAATTGCTCAATTACAGGAGCAGAGACAAGAGCGTACCCAACTGACTCAAGATGAGGTAATCGATGAACTGGGGTTAATCGCACGGGCTAATATCGAGGACTTTTTGACTATAGAAAACGAACAAGTCAAGCTTCAAGATTTCTCCAAAATTGACAGAAAGAAGTTAGGAGTCATTCAGAGTATTAAGAAAGGGCGCGATGGAAGTATCACACTGAGCCTACACAGCAAGATGTCAGCACTTGGAGAATTAGCTCAAATCATGGGACTGAAAACAGATCTTAATTTGGCGATCGCTAGCTTTGCTAAATATGGAATCGATGTCAAACGGACGGAGGATGGTAAGTGGTTTATCCCAGATTAG
- a CDS encoding VapE domain-containing protein: MNDTQGQLQLLGYKDGESVFYRAIADNNPRKLSAKFPATPCELDTLNNEGFNIYVVVNGGGDKDADVVACKAIFYEHDDLPKEDQLTFWQSLGLPTPTFQVDTGGKSIHSYWVFNAAISVDLWKVLQKDLLNYSEADRTIKNPSRVMRLAGFKHQKTGVVASIVSKSGTKYSYDELRSLVPPTPVAVKEKKQKQEPAAGKVASTKRAKSFDSTPTGIPIERLLTKAHREALGGVFEGSRDNMGLEIACDLIGVESLGSIECDYKGKNYTLEIEQNARELFTDYCRGCNPPLDERDEERIWNSASQRDGEPSNRDEDAMKNCARSYLKELISTTRSTGSKHQASAPVKNESGCDYPALAKRLGITLIQDDRGNVKSKLVELTLNLFNLLGEKLRLNQMTNDYEFEGKPLDLNHIKSFISQNLGCDSSTENCIQAVHAIASRFAFHPVRDYLESLKDSPLVDFEVFDNLATLFLGNSDPLANRMLAKTLIGAVARVKKPGTKVDTLTVLQGGQGFLKSTFLKVLAGDSWFCDDIRDLESKDEIAKLARYWLIELAEVDYLMGRKEVEAFKRFLSTTADTYRPPYGRSNIRNERTCALFATTNKSEFLKDPTGSRRYWVIKVGTKIDCDLVSKYRDIIWATALAAYDRGDTWWLDDNEESQREAAAVDFQEIDPWQDVLENKWAVVPVIEKDNLEIVQIDSIFQILEVPIERRTQASRNRIGAILRNLGFENKPIWYDGKTRKLYVRFTSLIEETGKAGKEVAKNHPQHGIHALPVSDDKQVRTGKEFETSEAENNTTHGIRALPVSENKQVRKTGKEFEKHSLSERDRVYIPACAKYGVISRIAPKQGKDGLYARVKLEEDGSERDLLLEYLEVA; encoded by the coding sequence ATGAACGATACCCAAGGGCAACTTCAACTACTAGGCTACAAGGACGGTGAATCTGTTTTCTACCGCGCCATTGCTGATAACAATCCGCGCAAGTTATCGGCTAAATTCCCCGCCACTCCATGCGAACTAGATACGTTAAATAATGAGGGATTTAACATCTATGTTGTCGTAAATGGCGGCGGTGACAAGGATGCGGACGTCGTTGCCTGCAAGGCGATATTTTACGAGCATGACGATCTTCCTAAAGAAGATCAGCTAACCTTCTGGCAGTCACTTGGATTACCAACGCCAACATTTCAGGTAGATACAGGTGGTAAGTCGATTCACTCCTACTGGGTATTTAATGCTGCGATCTCAGTCGATTTGTGGAAGGTACTCCAGAAAGATTTGCTGAACTACTCCGAGGCCGATCGCACGATTAAAAACCCGTCGCGAGTTATGCGGCTAGCTGGATTCAAACACCAGAAGACGGGTGTAGTTGCATCGATCGTCAGTAAGTCTGGGACAAAATATTCCTACGACGAGCTTCGATCGTTAGTCCCTCCGACTCCAGTAGCGGTAAAGGAGAAGAAGCAAAAGCAGGAACCAGCAGCGGGGAAAGTCGCCAGCACCAAACGCGCCAAAAGTTTCGACAGCACCCCTACAGGCATCCCGATCGAGCGTTTACTTACCAAAGCCCACCGCGAAGCATTAGGCGGAGTGTTTGAGGGTAGCCGTGACAATATGGGCTTAGAAATTGCCTGTGACTTAATTGGAGTTGAATCGCTGGGTTCGATCGAGTGCGACTACAAAGGTAAAAATTACACCCTAGAGATCGAGCAGAATGCGCGGGAATTATTCACCGATTACTGCCGTGGTTGCAACCCACCCCTAGACGAGCGGGATGAGGAACGGATTTGGAACAGTGCGAGCCAAAGAGACGGAGAACCATCGAATCGTGATGAAGATGCGATGAAAAATTGCGCTCGAAGCTACCTGAAGGAATTAATCAGTACCACGCGCTCGACTGGCAGTAAACACCAAGCATCAGCACCCGTAAAGAACGAGAGCGGTTGTGATTACCCCGCTCTAGCTAAAAGGTTGGGAATTACACTAATCCAAGACGATCGTGGGAATGTCAAATCGAAATTAGTTGAGTTGACACTAAACCTGTTTAATCTGCTTGGCGAAAAATTGAGACTCAATCAGATGACGAATGATTATGAGTTCGAGGGAAAACCACTAGACCTCAACCACATCAAGAGTTTTATTTCTCAAAATTTGGGTTGTGACAGCAGTACAGAGAATTGCATTCAAGCGGTTCACGCAATCGCCAGTCGATTCGCATTTCATCCGGTTCGAGACTACCTCGAATCGCTGAAAGATTCCCCCCTTGTGGATTTTGAAGTGTTCGATAATCTGGCTACCTTGTTTTTGGGTAACTCCGATCCATTGGCTAATCGAATGTTAGCGAAAACACTCATCGGAGCCGTTGCCCGGGTTAAGAAACCAGGTACCAAGGTAGACACCTTGACTGTCCTTCAAGGCGGACAAGGGTTCTTAAAATCGACTTTTCTAAAAGTTCTGGCTGGCGATTCTTGGTTCTGTGATGATATTCGAGATCTAGAGAGCAAAGATGAGATCGCCAAACTTGCGCGTTACTGGCTCATAGAATTGGCAGAGGTCGATTACTTAATGGGACGAAAGGAAGTGGAGGCATTCAAGCGATTTCTATCGACGACTGCTGATACATATCGCCCACCTTATGGCCGATCGAATATCCGGAATGAGAGAACGTGCGCTCTGTTTGCCACTACCAATAAATCTGAATTCCTGAAAGATCCCACGGGAAGCCGCCGATATTGGGTAATAAAGGTGGGGACGAAAATTGATTGCGATCTCGTATCCAAGTATCGAGACATTATCTGGGCTACTGCATTAGCAGCTTACGATCGCGGTGATACATGGTGGCTGGATGACAATGAGGAATCACAACGTGAGGCGGCGGCGGTAGATTTCCAGGAGATCGACCCATGGCAAGACGTTTTAGAGAACAAGTGGGCTGTTGTCCCAGTGATTGAAAAGGACAATTTGGAAATCGTCCAGATTGATTCAATTTTCCAGATTCTAGAGGTGCCGATCGAACGCCGTACCCAAGCATCCAGGAACCGGATCGGTGCAATATTGCGGAACCTAGGCTTTGAGAATAAGCCCATTTGGTATGACGGCAAAACTAGAAAGCTCTATGTTCGTTTTACAAGTTTAATAGAAGAGACAGGTAAGGCAGGTAAGGAAGTAGCCAAGAACCATCCACAGCATGGGATACACGCCTTACCTGTCTCCGATGACAAACAGGTAAGGACAGGTAAGGAATTTGAGACATCTGAAGCTGAAAACAATACAACACATGGGATACGCGCCTTGCCCGTCTCTGAGAACAAACAGGTAAGGAAAACAGGTAAGGAATTTGAGAAACACAGCCTATCCGAACGCGATCGAGTCTACATTCCAGCCTGTGCAAAATATGGTGTAATCTCACGAATTGCCCCCAAGCAGGGTAAAGACGGTCTGTACGCTCGCGTAAAACTAGAGGAGGATGGCAGCGAACGCGATCTACTTCTTGAATATTTGGAGGTCGCCTAA
- the ndhD1 gene encoding photosynthetic/respiratory NAD(P)H-quinone oxidoreductase subunit D1, which yields MTSFPWLTTLIIFPILASLVVPILPDKDGRTVRWYALIVGLIDFALMVYTFANNYDIHSDRLQLVESYTWIPQIDLRWSVGVDGLSMPLVILTGFITTLAILAAWPVTFKPKLFYFLILLMYGGQIAVFAVQDMLLFFLVWELELIPVYLFLAIWGGKKRLYASTKFILYTAGGSLFILVAALAMGFYGDTISFDMRTLAAKDYTLNFQLFMYAGLLIAYGVKLPIIPLHTWLPDAHGEATAPVHMLLAGILLKMGGYALIRMNAGMLPDAHATFAPVLIVLGVVNIVYAALTSFAQRNLKRKIAYSSISHMGFVLIGIASFTDLGLSGALLQMVSHGLIGASLFFLVGSTYDRTHTLMLDEMGGVGQKMKKIFAMFVACSMASLALPGMSGFVAELMVFVGFATSDAYNLQFKVIMTLIAAVGVILTPIYLLSMLREIFYGAENKELVEHEELVDAEPREVFIIACLLVPIIGVGFYPKLLTQIYDSTTTSMTAHLRDSVPTIAHKQSNPVAIGKFQQAPKIVKTVNS from the coding sequence ATGACTAGCTTTCCTTGGCTGACAACACTTATTATCTTCCCGATTCTTGCTTCGTTAGTAGTACCCATCCTCCCAGATAAAGATGGACGAACGGTGCGCTGGTATGCGCTCATCGTTGGGCTGATCGATTTCGCGCTGATGGTTTATACCTTTGCCAATAACTATGACATCCATAGCGATCGATTACAATTAGTCGAGAGTTATACCTGGATTCCTCAAATCGACTTGCGATGGTCGGTTGGGGTCGATGGTCTCTCCATGCCCTTGGTAATACTGACGGGTTTTATTACGACGCTGGCCATTTTAGCAGCTTGGCCTGTGACCTTCAAACCCAAACTTTTTTACTTTTTGATTTTGCTCATGTACGGCGGACAGATTGCGGTCTTTGCCGTTCAGGATATGCTGCTATTTTTCCTAGTTTGGGAACTTGAATTGATTCCCGTGTACCTATTCCTTGCAATTTGGGGCGGGAAGAAGCGATTGTATGCTTCGACCAAGTTTATCCTTTACACGGCTGGAGGCTCCTTATTTATCCTGGTCGCGGCTTTAGCGATGGGTTTTTACGGCGATACCATCAGCTTTGATATGCGGACGTTGGCTGCCAAGGATTACACGCTCAATTTCCAGCTATTTATGTATGCGGGGTTATTGATTGCCTATGGAGTGAAACTACCCATCATTCCCCTACATACTTGGCTCCCTGACGCTCATGGCGAAGCAACTGCACCCGTCCACATGTTACTGGCCGGAATTTTGCTCAAGATGGGTGGCTATGCCCTGATTCGGATGAATGCGGGTATGTTACCCGACGCCCATGCTACTTTTGCACCTGTCTTAATCGTGCTAGGGGTAGTAAATATCGTCTATGCCGCACTGACATCATTCGCCCAACGAAATCTCAAACGGAAGATTGCCTACTCGTCAATTTCGCACATGGGATTTGTCTTAATTGGGATTGCTTCTTTTACCGACTTAGGTTTGAGTGGCGCACTCTTGCAAATGGTCTCCCACGGCTTGATTGGGGCGAGCTTATTCTTCCTTGTGGGTTCGACATACGATCGCACTCATACTTTGATGCTCGATGAGATGGGTGGTGTCGGTCAAAAGATGAAGAAAATTTTTGCCATGTTCGTCGCCTGTTCGATGGCTTCGCTAGCCTTGCCAGGTATGAGCGGCTTCGTTGCCGAACTAATGGTGTTTGTCGGGTTTGCTACCAGCGATGCCTACAATCTCCAGTTCAAAGTTATTATGACGCTGATTGCTGCCGTCGGTGTGATCCTCACCCCGATTTATCTCCTCTCCATGCTCCGGGAAATCTTCTATGGTGCCGAGAATAAAGAGTTAGTCGAACATGAGGAGTTAGTCGATGCCGAACCCAGAGAGGTGTTTATTATCGCCTGTCTGTTAGTACCGATTATCGGTGTGGGTTTCTACCCCAAACTCTTAACTCAAATTTATGATTCGACTACTACTTCAATGACGGCACATCTGCGAGACTCCGTACCCACGATCGCTCACAAACAGTCTAACCCAGTCGCGATCGGCAAGTTTCAACAAGCTCCAAAAATTGTTAAGACCGTTAACAGTTAA
- a CDS encoding tetratricopeptide repeat protein, whose product MDFSDNNLLIIYLAAFLSILSVAAFFVLRQILKTRKIESTLTRLEKKLKNERGTIPEYYELGSIYLEKRMFAQALIVFKKAIKLEDANVPEMAPVYNALGYAYFGQEQYDLAIRNYKEAIKLEPEYVMAMNNLGHAYEQKKLTSQALDVYEQALKLEPKNETAKYRSESLRRRLVTSN is encoded by the coding sequence ATGGACTTTTCAGATAATAATCTACTCATCATTTACCTAGCTGCATTCTTATCGATCTTAAGTGTTGCAGCATTCTTTGTGCTCAGACAAATTCTGAAGACTCGAAAAATTGAAAGTACTCTCACGAGATTAGAGAAGAAACTCAAAAACGAGCGCGGGACTATTCCTGAATATTACGAGCTAGGCAGTATTTATTTAGAAAAGAGAATGTTTGCCCAAGCACTGATTGTCTTCAAAAAAGCCATTAAGCTTGAAGATGCCAATGTACCAGAAATGGCTCCTGTCTATAATGCTTTAGGATATGCATATTTCGGCCAAGAACAGTACGATTTGGCCATCCGAAATTATAAAGAGGCAATCAAACTCGAACCAGAATATGTGATGGCTATGAATAATCTCGGCCATGCCTACGAGCAGAAAAAACTCACATCTCAAGCTTTAGATGTTTACGAACAGGCTCTAAAATTAGAGCCAAAAAATGAGACTGCAAAATATCGGAGTGAGTCATTACGTCGTCGTTTAGTCACTAGCAATTAA